The Athalia rosae chromosome 7, iyAthRosa1.1, whole genome shotgun sequence genome window below encodes:
- the LOC125501716 gene encoding uncharacterized protein LOC125501716, protein MNPRVRKFYLACIGQLILARSLHVAEKIIFCIFGIARTETEGSLSSGELAPCETYKNTMKGFLTNEINLEDVEPNEDTSDNETTDTENEEPSTWGKWATEINDKVTSALVDEGDRENAHCFPKLVDRVLRDMQWFPLWSSISRDKFGYGRVPASSAAVEAEFNNIKNRIFSNITLPIRADLFVKRHVDYINGRLKIIDAKETHTQPTVECTKVIESEENLSDHQEHPMEIDTGSGETNNCPACANGDLPSGAHTCALCGKAVHVLEMCSGTIGNDEGYGEKRICKDCQKLPRNTVETVVDSGFKENWRGLSTTVQKRGARYLQRDYTANEFIVNSKITKVPVLKGGSFCELKSVNVGGRKLSLIRTCAFDSIFQIFLAAVLDSDAFKEKASDLATRHLFFKMILDTSDAGINKNTYYLRAKILSEVFTQQNSPNNCYLINCETTSGPLCLKLFKSIVGIQEISTCVNGCLPRVNDLIQVNRKDLLRSDYRIRVEEGFVISDPKQCPGKDCDGEEMTTLSVKGGVVIFETYDLNLLDETSDETFNPTSDETRTYLRQIPKSIRLSFMESEFDLRGIVHFTPPKGAVMTRSPQSTAIGHYTAFCRRRDGSWWEYDDCKKAGQKVSEETIVNLQLVIFTC, encoded by the exons ATGAATCCACGGGTACGAAAATTCTATTTGGCTTGTATTGGTCAATTGATACTGGCAAGATCCTTGCACGTGGCAGAGAAAATCATATTCTGCATTTTTGGTATCGCAAGAACCGAAACTGAGGGAAGCCTTTCAAGCGGAGAACTTGCTCCATGCGAAACTTATAAGAATACCATGAAAGGGTTTCTGACAAATGAGATAAATCTCGAAGATGTTGAGCCTAATGAAGACACATCGGATAATGAAACTACCGATACAGAAAACGAAGAGCCGAGTACGTGGGGTAAATGGGCAACTGAAATTAACGATAAGGTTACATCTGCTCTTGTAGACGAAGGCGATCGCGAAAACGCTCACTGCTTCCCAAAACTTGTAGATCGTGTTTTACGTGACATGCAGTGGTTTCCTTTGTGGTCAAGCATAAGCCGAGATAAATTCGGTTACGGTAGAGTTCCAGCTTCCAGCGCGGCTGTAGAAGCCGAATTCAATAACATAaagaatagaattttttcgaatataacATTGCCAATAAGGGCTGACTTATTCGTTAAAAGACACGTAGACTACATCAACGGTCGACTCAAAATAATAGATGCGAAAGAAACACATACTCAACCCACTGTAGAATGTACCAAAGTAATTGAAAGCGAAGAAAATCTTTCGGATCATCAAGAACACCCAATGGAGATAGATACCGGTAGCGGAGAAACGAATAATTGTCCGGCATGCGCAAACGGTGATTTGCCAAGTGGAGCCCATACCTGTGCGCTTTGCGGAAAAGCCGTTCACGTTTTAGAAATGTGTTCTGGAACAATAGGGAACGATGAAGGttatggggaaaaaagaatttgtaaGGACTGCCAAAAATTACCACGAAATACTGTAGAAACTGTAGTAGACAGCGGGTTTAAAGAAAACTGGCGCGGATTGTCTACGACGGTGCAAAAAAGGGGTGCGCGGTATCTCCAACGTGATTATACTGCCAACGAATTTATCGTCAACTCCAAAATCACGAAGGTGCCTGTATTAAAGGGCGGAAGTTTTTGCGAACTCAAGTCCGTCAATGTAGGAGGTAGGAAGCTGAGTTTGATCAGGACCTGCGCATTTGACAGCATATTCCAGATATTTTTAGCCGCTGTCTTAGACAGCGATGCATTTAAAGAAAAAGCGTCGGATCTTGCAACAAGACATCTATTTTTCAAGATGATTTTGGATACGTCGGATGCTGGAATCAACAAGAACACTTATTACCTTCGCGCGAAAATCTTGAGTGAAGTTTTTACACAGCAAAACAGTCCGAACAACTGTTATCTAATAAATTGCGAAACAACGTCGGGCCCGTTGTGCTTAAAACTGTTCAAGAGTATTGTGGGAATCCAAGAAATCTCAACATGCGTTAATGGCTGCCTACCACGAGTCAATGATTTGATTCAAGTCAACCGGAAAGACCTTTTACGATCAGATTACCGAATTCGCGTCGAAGAAGGATTCGTTATATCGGATCCGAAGCAATGTCCTGGCAAAGACTGTGACGGAGAGGAAATGACTACGCTATCGGTGAAAG GTGGCGTTGTGATATTCGAAACCTATGACCTAAATCTCTTGGACGAAACCTCAGATGAAACCTTCAATCCAACTTCGGATGAAACTCGTACTTACTTGCGTCAGATTCCGAAAAGCATCCGATTATCGTTTATGGAATCGGAATTTGACTTGCGAGGAATTGTTCATTTTACACCACCAAAAGGTGCTGTTATGACCCGCTCTCCCCAATCGACCGCTATAGGTCATTACACCGCATTCTGCCGCAGACGAGATGGGTCATGGTGGGAATACGACGATTGTAAAAAGGCCGGGCAAAAAGTATCCGAGGAAACAATTGTCAACCTACAATTAGTTATTTTCACTTGCTGA